The genomic stretch TTTTTAATGGTGAAAATTTCTGAAAAGTGATGGGTTACAACAAGTACTTTAAGGACGAAGTAGCACCAGTGCTAGCCAAGCTTAGTGCTGATGCGAAGCCTGAATGGGGTAGCATGAATGCTGAAGAAATGGTCGAGCACTTGATAGCTGGTATTACAATAAGCATGGAAGATGCGCCTCGAAAAATTACAACCCCGGAAGATAAGCTGCCGGTTTTCAAGAAGTTTTTGATGAGCGACCGTCCATTTGGAAAAGATTTACCAAGGCCTAAAGAATTTGATGATTATCCCACAAAAAATGGCGACATTAATGGGAAGAAAGTGGAGTTGCTAAAACGTATTGAAGAAATGCTTCAGTACTTTGAAAAGCATCCATACCATAGTGCTATTCATTCTAGTTTTGGAAGGCTCAATGTGGCAGAGTGGAAACACTTGCACAAGAAACATTTTACACATCACTTCCTACAATTTGGATTGCTATAGCTGATCTAACCCAACAAAATATATGATAAGCTCTTTACTCAATTGGATAAAAGATAGATGGTTTTTTGCCAACTCGTTTTTTCCTATCCAGTTGTTTTTGCTTCACCTTAGGCGTAGCCATTTACTAATTATTTTTTGGCTTATTCTATTCGCTTTTATTGGTGGCTTTATGGCCGAAAGTTATGGCCTGAGTTATTTGTTTCTCACACCAGAATACCTGGATAAAGTAAACTTTGTAAGCTATTTTATAGTAGGAGTCTCGGGTGGTCTTTTTGTAATGGCCTTTCATATCAGCAGTTATATTTACTACAGTTATCGCTATCCTTTCTTGGCCACACTTAGTCGTCCACTTTGGAAGTTCAGTATCAACAATTCAGTTATCCCGGTTCTTTTTATCGGCTTTTATTTATATCAGGTAATTGACCTTTTACTAAGGGAAGGCTTCGATTGGATGTCAATAGCAATAAACACTTTAGGGCTTGCCGCAGGTGGACTTTTTACCATTCTCTTTTCATTCTCTTATTTTATAAGTACACTAAAAACGCTGGATATACCTGAGGATGGAAGCAAGAAAGCAAAAGCTCTAAAGCCCTTACAGAATATCATGATGCCAGCAACTAAGATTGGCTCAAGGTCAAAGACTCATATTAATTACTATATGAGTGGCATGTTTAAAATAAAGCTTACTCGACATGCGGGGCATTATGGCAAAAAGGTATTGCTGGAAACTATTCAACAGCATCATTTTAGTGCCTCTATTTACTTTGTGATTCTCATATTACTGGTTATTGGCCTTAGCCTTGTGGGGGATAACGAAGTGTTTATAATACCCGCAGGAGCGTCTGTATTTCTTATTTTTTCATTGTATTTAATGGTTACAGGAGCGTTTTATACAAGGCTCAAAACGTGGACAGTAACTATTGGCGTGGTAGTTCTTTTTGCATTGAATTATTTCTCTGGTTTCGAAAGGTTTGCTTCGCTCAATTATGCTTATGGTATGAATTACGAGACCGAACGGGCTGACTATTCGTATGCGAATTTTGAAGCACTCACTAATGATTCTTTAGTAAAGTATGACAAGAAGCAAAGCCTTCAAATATTACAAAACTGGAAAGCAAAGCAGGATGAAAGTAAGCCTAAGCTAATATTGCTAAATGTTAGTGGTGGCGGTTTGCGGTCTGCACTTTGGGTTACCAAGGTTATTCAAGAAATAGATAAAGCCACTGGAAACCAGTTTTACCCAAATATTCATTTAATCACAGGTTCATCTGGTGGAATGCTGGGTGCGGCTTTTTTGCGTGAAGTAGAGTATAGAAATAGGAAGGGTAATTTAGATGTCAATCTTCAAAATGACACGCTACTCACCCTGATGGGGAAAGACCTATTGAATCCCGTAACCTTTACCTTGGCGGTAAATGATTTGTTTTTTAGGCTAAAAAAAGTGGAGTATGAACCATATTCTTACCCAAAAGATAGAGGCTATACTTTTGATAGAAGACTGAACGAAAATACCATGGGACTGCTGGATAGAAAGTTCTACGAATACAAGGAACTGGAATTTAATTCGCAAATGCCACAGATGGTATTGGCGCCTACAATAGTAGGGGACGGTCGCAAATTACTAATGAGCCCTCAGGGAGTTTCCTACCTTACATTTACACGTCCATACGCGGGTATTGGTCGCGAAAAAGAACATAGTGGTATAGAGTTTAGCCGCTTGTTTGCTGATCAGGATGCCGATAACTTGAGTTTTCTTACGGCCTTGCGAATGAGCGCTTCCTTCCCGTATATCACGCCACTTATCAACATGCCATCTAAGCCGGGTATTGAGCTTATTGATGCGGGAGTTCGCGATAATGAAGGTTTTGAGCATAGCTTACGATATGTGTTTTCTCATAAAAAATGGATTGAAGAAAATACAAGTGGAGTAATCATTGTGCAGATAAAAGCAAATCGTGCCAATGAAATACCCATTGAAGAAGAACGGGTAACTAAGCTGGACAAACTTACTTTACCAATTGGTGGGGTGATGAAGAGTTTTCATAATCTTCAGATTTACAACAAGTCACTACTTA from Owenweeksia hongkongensis DSM 17368 encodes the following:
- a CDS encoding patatin-like phospholipase family protein → MISSLLNWIKDRWFFANSFFPIQLFLLHLRRSHLLIIFWLILFAFIGGFMAESYGLSYLFLTPEYLDKVNFVSYFIVGVSGGLFVMAFHISSYIYYSYRYPFLATLSRPLWKFSINNSVIPVLFIGFYLYQVIDLLLREGFDWMSIAINTLGLAAGGLFTILFSFSYFISTLKTLDIPEDGSKKAKALKPLQNIMMPATKIGSRSKTHINYYMSGMFKIKLTRHAGHYGKKVLLETIQQHHFSASIYFVILILLVIGLSLVGDNEVFIIPAGASVFLIFSLYLMVTGAFYTRLKTWTVTIGVVVLFALNYFSGFERFASLNYAYGMNYETERADYSYANFEALTNDSLVKYDKKQSLQILQNWKAKQDESKPKLILLNVSGGGLRSALWVTKVIQEIDKATGNQFYPNIHLITGSSGGMLGAAFLREVEYRNRKGNLDVNLQNDTLLTLMGKDLLNPVTFTLAVNDLFFRLKKVEYEPYSYPKDRGYTFDRRLNENTMGLLDRKFYEYKELEFNSQMPQMVLAPTIVGDGRKLLMSPQGVSYLTFTRPYAGIGREKEHSGIEFSRLFADQDADNLSFLTALRMSASFPYITPLINMPSKPGIELIDAGVRDNEGFEHSLRYVFSHKKWIEENTSGVIIVQIKANRANEIPIEEERVTKLDKLTLPIGGVMKSFHNLQIYNKSLLMELSREELKMPMDIVRFSLINEDKDVSLSWHLTNVEKQSILSTFQNKTNQEALKVLLDALKESR
- a CDS encoding DUF1569 domain-containing protein produces the protein MGYNKYFKDEVAPVLAKLSADAKPEWGSMNAEEMVEHLIAGITISMEDAPRKITTPEDKLPVFKKFLMSDRPFGKDLPRPKEFDDYPTKNGDINGKKVELLKRIEEMLQYFEKHPYHSAIHSSFGRLNVAEWKHLHKKHFTHHFLQFGLL